From one Planococcus citri chromosome 3, ihPlaCitr1.1, whole genome shotgun sequence genomic stretch:
- the LOC135839108 gene encoding ras GTPase-activating protein 1-like, producing the protein MAEFIRGGASLPHRDKINNYMNNGCDDGLDSILPLEEFDPFVNETEDDTVDNGSISAPPDYLWYHGRLDRYLAEERLYQANKIGSYLTRESDRKPGSYVLSYLGKTGINHFRITAVCGDFYIGGRQFDSLSELIAYYTHRSDLLKRERLIYPVAPPEPVNDKKRIVAILPYTKMPDTDELTFQKGDIFFVHNDMGDGWLWVTAHRTGEQGLIFRELVQDLDENIDPNTVFNWFHPNLIKSDAVDLLIKAGPGSFLVRPSDNSPGDYSLFFHINNQIQRFRIEKRGVRYLMGGRTFECLDAVINRYCKEQIVEGHTLVLPVCRTTSETDAPVKPKEIQQAEKIYTTLRECREQVGLKKMKGMKMQGYLFKKSEKNKKWKSLYFVLICFDGNSTGGGSGTSGSTDTHLYFYDNPKRTKPKGLVDLSCAYLYQVDDSVFDRPHCFQLVERALPCLATITYLSAGSLEQFQEWISALRTRCITQISRSPKAQNLRELRCLQLHILDAHRLPYKLAPNPYFVISLNQVKVAKTKVKNSGEPFNDEQFTIDDVPPDVLTFTITLYNKGKRSKDTEVAELTVDLNTLTNGDESEDWFPLSGITPIGEWGSVRLRIRYLHDLIMPIEEYSPMLQLLLDPDLEAVKALSDACHLDRMPLANALFRIFRYEQKEADLLRSLNEAEIDEEDETSTLFRGASLTTTIMDLYMKSVCTSFLQAALKDTISKLLDSKISCELNPSKMDSPDDACGNAEFLLQVLDEVTLSIFMSVDACPRTLRYIFGCLQRSVMNKWPHERLVRTRVVSGFVFLRLLCPAILNPRKFNLISDSPSSTAARSLVMVAKCLQNLANLIEFGGKEPYMEVVNPFILKNKERMIIFLDQLSSVSEKPDSIDDKIKGDSARELATLHHICTSHLKELQTLSKTQVSLKKLVTVTDMLSKHKQKYLEIIR; encoded by the exons ATGGCTGAATTCATTCGAGGTGGTGCTAGTCTTCCACATAGAGATAAGATTAATAATTATATGAATAATGGTTGTGATGATGGATTAGACTCGATATTACCTCTAGAAGAATTTGATCCGTTTGTCAACGAAACCGAAGATGACACTGTTGATAATGGTTCCATTTCAGCACCTCCAGATTACTT atggTATCATGGTCGCTTGGATCGTTACTTGGCCGAGGAAAGATTATACCAGGCTAATAAAATTGGCAGTTATTTGACCCGAGAAAGTGACAGAAAACCTGGATCCTATGTATTATCTTATTTAGGAAAGACTGGAATTAATCACTTCAG AATTACAGCAGTTTGTGGAGATTTCTATATAGGAGGGAGGCAATTTGATTCTTTATCCGAGCTGATTGCCTACTACACTCATCGATCTGATCTCTTGAAAAGAGAACGTTTAATATACCCTGTCGCACCCCCAGAACCAGTTAATGATAAAAAAAGAATAGTTGCAATTTTACCATACACAAAAATGCCGGATACCGATGAATTAAC GTTTCAAAAAGGTGACATATTTTTCGTTCACAATGATATGGGTGATGGTTGGTTATGGGTCACAGCTCATCGAACTGGCGAACAAGGACTGATATTTCGCGAGCTAGTTCAAGACCTTGATGAAAACATCGATCCCAATACCGTATTCAATTGGTTTCATCCAAATCTTATAAAATCCGATGCTGTTGATTTACTCATtaaag CTGGTCCTGGAAGTTTTCTCGTCAGACCTAGTGATAATTCACCCGGCGATTATTCTCTATTCTTCCACATTAACAATCAGATACAGAGATTTCGAATCGAAAAACGAGGTGTTCGATACCTAATGGGAGGACGTACATTCGAGTGCTTGGATGCTGTAATTAATCGTTACTGTAAAGAACAAATTGTCGAAGGACATACATTAGTGTTACCTGTTTGCAGA ACAACCTCTGAAACTGATGCACCTGTAAAACCAAAAGAAATCCaacaagctgaaaaaatttatactaCTTTGAGAGAGTGTCGAGAAcaagttggtttgaaaaaaatgaaag GAATGAAAATGCAGGGATAtctgttcaaaaaaagtgaaaagaataaaaaatggaaatctttGTACTTTGTATTGATTTGTTTTGATGGAAACAGTACCGGAGGTGGCAGTGGCACCAGTGGTTCTACCGATACTCATCTTTATTTTTACGATAAtccaaaa CGAACAAAACCCAAAGGTTTAGTTGATTTAAGTTGTGCATACTTATATCAAGTCGACGATAGTGTATTCGATCGGCCGCATTGCTTCCAATTAGTTGAACGAGCCCTTCCATGTCTGGCTACAATCACGTATTTATCTGCGGGCTCACTGGAGCAGTTTCAA GAGTGGATCAGTGCATTAAGAACCAGGTGTATCACTCAAATTTCGAGGTCCCCAAAGGCCCAGAATTTAAGAGAACTACGGTGCTTGCAATTGCATATTTTGGATGCTCACAG attaCCATATAAATTAGCTCCAAATCCGTATTTTGTAATATCTTTAAATCAAgtcaaagttgccaaaaccAAAGTTAAAAACAGCGGAGAACCGTTCAATGATGAACAATTTACCataga TGATGTCCCACCCGATGTCTTGACTTTCACCATAACTTTGTATAATAAAGGAAAACGATCCAAAGACACCGAAGTAGCAGAATTGACGGTGGATTTGAATACTTTAACTAATGGAGACGAG AGCGAAGATTGGTTCCCGCTATCTGGTATAACACCGATTGGAGAATGGGGCTCTGTTCGTTTGAGAATCCGATATTTGCATGATTTAATCATGCCTATTGAAGAATATTCACCTATGTTACAATTACTTCTTGATCCCGATCTTGAAGCTGTGAAAGCTCTTTCCGATGCCTGCCATTTGGATCGAATGCCTTTAGCCAACGCATTGTTCAGAATATTCAG ATATGAGCAAAAAGAAGCCGATTTATTGAGATCTTTAAACGAAGCAGAAATCGATGAGGAAGACGAAACATCAACGTTATTTCGAGGTGCCTCTCTCACCACCACTATTATGGACCTGTACATGAAATCAGTCTGTACTTCATTTCTACAGGCTGCATTGAAGGATACAATTTCCAAATTATTGGATAGTAAAATATCCTGCGAG cTGAATCCGAGTAAAATGGACTCCCCAGATGATGCTTGTGGTAATGCAGAATTTCTTTTGCAAGTGCTCGACGAAGTCACTTTATCAATATTCATGTCCGTTGATGCGTGTCCAAG AACTTTGAGATACATTTTTGGCTGCTTACAACGATCGGTGATGAATAAATGGCCCCATGAACGACTTGTTCGTACTCGTGTTGTCTCCGGCTTTGTATTCTTAAGATTATTGTGCCCGGCGATCTTGAATCCGAGAAAGTTCAACCTTATATCAG ATTCACCATCATCAACGGCAGCACGTTCGTTAGTGATGGTGGCGAAATGTTTACAAAACTTGGCAAACCTAATCGAATTCGGTGGCAAAGAGCCCTATATGGAAGTCGTGAATCCTTTCATATTGAAGAACAAAGAACGCATGATTATATTCCTCGATCAATTATCA AGTGTTTCAGAGAAACCAGATTCAATTGATGATAAAATCAAAGGCGATTCAGCTCGAGAATTAGCTACATTACATCATATTTGTACGTCTCATTTGAAAGAGCTGCAGACTCTAAGTAAAACTCAG GTGTCATTAAAGAAACTGGTAACTGTAACAGACATGCTCAGTAAACATAAGcaaaaatatttagaaattatCAGATAA
- the ksh gene encoding protein kish-A → MSALFNFQSLLSVLLLLICTCAYVRSIVPSILDRNKVGLLGTFWKLARIGERKSPYVAACCVIMAFSILFS, encoded by the exons ATG TCGGctctgttcaattttcaaagtttgctcAGTGTTTTATTACTCTTGATTTGCACTTGCGCTTATGTTAGATCAATCGTTCCTAGTATACTCGATCGGAATAAAGTCGG ATTACTTgggacattttggaaattagcACGGATCGGCGAACGTAAAAGTCCATATGTTGCAGCATGTTGTGTGATAATGGCATTTTCCATATTATTTTCTTGA
- the LOC135840707 gene encoding uncharacterized protein LOC135840707: MHVFCKVFFIISLLTIQATFLTYSQDISQQTKSNRKKRFLIFPKGTVIQLVYCYLMAALGTENMFTVGATLGTNWDVPVDLDKLIFDEKMKTKATRREKRSLYPRIEYMLNQLNIDGKSCLKNLLCRSKERLRSPSNAHIQNSFIEEIVHLVFSYPALPEGWYEPVDEYDFILDECENTKNYDNDACVIR, from the exons ATGCACGTATTTTGTAAAGTGTTCTTTATCATATCATTGTTGACTATACAAGCAACTTTTTTAACCTATAGTCAAGATATATCTCAGCAGACAAAATCTAATcggaaaaaacgttttttgatatttccaaAAGGCACAGTAATACAG CTCGTGTATTGTTACTTAATGGCTGCATTAGGAACTGAAAACATGTTCACTGTAGGTGCCACGTTGGGAACCAATTGGGATGTGCCAGTTGACTTGGATAAGTTAATctttgacgaaaaaatgaaaacgaaagcAACTCGAAGAGAAAAACGATCACTCTATCCCAGAATCGAGTACATGTTAAATCA ATTAAATATCGATGGTAAATCTTGCCTTAAAAACTTACTGTGCCGATCTAAAGAACGATTGAGATCACCATCGAATGCACATATTCAAAACTCGTTTATTGAAGAAATTGTGCACTTGGTTTTTTC aTACCCAGCATTGCCGGAAGGATGGTATGAGCCAGTTGACGAGTACGATTTTATACTAGACGAAtgcgaaaatacaaaaaattacgacAATGACGCATGTGTCATAAGATGA